GTTTGCATTTTGAAGTGTTTTGTCTGCGTGCTACTGAACGACGAGCTTCTTGCAGTTTCGAGCCTTTGCGTTTAATTTGTTAGTGTTAACACGCGAAAGTAATACGCGATGCTTGAGCCGCTACTGTGTGCGCTCGACAAGAAGAGAATCGTTCTCGCCAGTGCATCACCACGACGAAAAGAGATACTCAACTTGCTGGTCAGTTCCGCACATGAGACGATGCTGTCAAGTAGCCGATATGTCTGTATTCGATGTTACGTTATAGCTACTCGAGTGATCACAACTTGTGAATGAACTCGTGCACCTGAGCCTCCGAAGCTGTTATAGTTGTGGAATGCACATAACTCCTTCGACGCCTGTTCATGTTTCGGTTTCGGTCGTTCATTTCGTGGTCCTTGAACTTGTAAGCTTGCTGTAGCACTGACGAAAGATATGCCGTTGCAGGGCTTCCGTTACGATGTCGTGGCGTCGAACTTCGAGGAGAATCTCGACAAAAATGCATTTGCTAGTCCGGCAGACTACTGCGTGCGAACGGCTGAAGGCAAAGCAAGAGATGTCGTCAGAATGCTACAAGAGAAAAATgtaagtttttcttgtttttctttaaatGATCGATGAGATAGGACATAGTGTAACGGGTTCGAGAGAAGGAAcaccaaaaactagtttattatgggcgaacttgtgccctgaaaatcaTGTGCAAATCAtgagtccgctagagcgttccaaaacaaaatCTGTTCATCCGccaacgcaccttcttcgccgatccaacccacactgactcgtgcGTGTGAACGAGAGGCATGAGTTGTGCGGCCATAAGCAGGAGTGCGCAGAAGACTGTGcacgctgattcttcataataTCGGATAGTGTAATTAGTCTCTATGGCAATATTGTGCTTCAACCTGACAGGGAATTTCAAAATCCGTTCGAGTGGTTGTGGTAATAGTTTGCTTTCCTCTATAGACGGctgatgcccagtccaggagatTGCGCGAGGCTTCGGTGCATGATGTAGAGCGATTATACAGATTAAAAtttcaaatgttttggaaaaatgACAAGTCTAGTGCAAAAAGTGTGAGGATATGAACGAATGAAATTAAATAAAAACGTACAGGGAGAATAGTCACAATATAAGGAATCAAATTGAGCTAGGCTGTTGCTTTGTATCAACGGTGGATTCCTGTAAAGGAGCATAAACATCTCTCAAAAGTGTACCAGAAGGTTGAAGATTCAGGAAAAGGAGAAAAGTGTCCTGCACCACTCACGATGTTTTGCCCTTTTTTCACACCGTGCAGATTAATTTGACATTGTAAGACAATTGAAATAACCACATTTGCTTCAAAATATGCGTTTTTTTTGCATGGTTAGCAATTTATATCAGGTTCAGAGTCATTCTGCTGCTCAGTTTACATGTTGAGATTGTGAATGCAGCGACCTGCATGGACCGTTATACCTATGAGAACAGCTAGGTGTATGTTAGTTACCATGTACTATGTACCGAAACTGTCTATCTTGTTATCTACCTCACATGCTATGACGAAACGTGCACTGACGAGATGTGTAGACTTGGTTGAAGTAAAATGAAATATGAAATTATTATGTTTTTACACATGTAAAAAGCGTGCCAACTGGCTGTGGCTTTACACCATCCTCATATTCAAAGAAAAAGTTTCATAGATTGCTACTGCATTTATGCATGTTGGCATTTATTTACCGAATAATAAAAAAGGGCTGAAATAAAAATATACATTTTTTTCTTGCTAaacgagccttttttttttcatttgaaggAGCCAGTTGATTTGGTGATTGGTGCTGACACCGTTGTCGTGAAAGGCAACATGCTTTATGAGAAGCCAAAGGACAGCAGTGATGCCGAACGCATGCTGAATGAGTACGTTGACTTTATTTATAGTATGTTCTTACCGGAGAGCACATACATTGATGCCAAAAAAAGGTTGATGTATTGTAGTTTTAAGAGTGTGCAGCGTACATGTTCTTAGCCCATTGAATTGTGGCACTTATAATTGATACATTTTTGAAGTTTTCGTTAAATTTTGCCTCTTTATTTCCTATAGCGGCGACTGTGTAACTCAGTGTTTGCATTATTGGCTTTTTCTAGACTCAGTGGACAGGGACACATTGTCCAAACCGGTGTCGCCCTTATTTATCGATGCAAAGATGGTAAGTCACTTCAGGTCTTAAAGTTTTCTTTCTTTAGAAGAAGGgccctcaatatatatatatatagtgagtcAAACTGTCTCTCGAATTAAGTTAAACGGATACTTATGAATGTTACAAAGGTAATGACATAGTAAATGACCATAAAtaattcaaactgggagcccTTTGTTTTCATCGTTCCTTGTAGAAGTCGGCCCGTAGTGATCAGATTGTGTTGCAAAACCAAACTAAATTTACTAAAGATGCAACACACcaaacagcagcatttctcagcagGTGGCAATTCGGACGCTGCACTGGTGCTCTTGGCAAGCTGTAAACGATGCTCATAGGGTCACGACAGAAGAAGTGCAAGCAAATTCCTATAATTTAtttcattgaatttttttttttgcggtaactCTGGCATGCAAGTAGAAGTGCACGCAAGTAGAAGTGTATGTCCGTGCTTGCTGCTGGAGTATAACTAATTTATCAATTAATTCTGTTCCCTGTTAGAGCTCTATGAACTTGGCTCATGAAATTGCCTGCCACAAGCATGTATTAGTGCTTAATTTGTGATAACAAGTCCAGGGATGGCTTTTTTAGGTTTTGTCTGCTCAGTGTGGTGTGATGTCCATTCATTCTATTGCACGCTTGCTAATTCGAACTTTGCTTAATTCGAACAGTTTTGTAGTGCTCTTCTAGTTGCAAGCTTTTACTCTAAGTGTTCttgaagaatatatatatataacgtgccGTTCTAGTCAATCACTTTAAAACCCAAATTTTGGAAAGGCCTTTACAAAAATAACTCAGTATGTTGAGGGTTAGAGATACACGAGCTCGAAGGAAATGACCAAACAGCAACATACTATTAGTTTACTCGCTGCATTGAGAACCTCAGGCACAACAATGCTACGTTTAATTTTCATGCATACTTATTTAAGAAAAGTAGGCAAATTGCATGCGTTTTTGGTATTACATCACAATTCAAAGAATGAAAATCGACTGTTAATGTAAAGAGACCAAGGTGAACCTTTGAACTAATTTAAAAAAGCACATAGCTTGACGCTCAGATGCCTCGTGAAACAGTATGCTGTGCCAAGAAGCTTAGTCGAACAGGGCTGTGACCAGTCACATGCAATGTCTCAAAGAAAGGCTCACAAGAGTATGACAATACCTGTTTTGGTCATGCCACATCAACCCGACAATCACGGTTAAATCATTCTCAATAATGTTGGAGAGTGGAAATTTGAAAAAAGGCACCCTTGCAAAAACAAAAATCAACTCCAGCACTTGTTGAATGGATTCTGATGTGCAGCATTTGACCTGCTAAGGCCTAGAGCCTGTCATCAATAAATGGAGAGGGCCGTCCACCTCTGACTTTAAGCCCAGAGTAACTTTCATGAATAGGCAAAATTGTTATTGTATGCACAAAAATGCATTATAGAATCCAAGCTCTGGGCAGTTTGCACAAGAAATTGAAACATTTGATGTGACTCTTCTGGTGGATCTCCAGATCGATATGAGACGGCGTTTGGGAGTTTGGGAcgtgtgctactttttttttgtgtCGTGTCACCACCATGATTCAAAGGTGCTTTAATTAAGACCTACAACTTTGATTACCATGAAAGTGTAGTTAGTATTACCTGAAGAATGGGACTCATCAATTTCTTAAAAAGTGATTGTACTAAACAATCAAATCAACAAattgataattttttttcttcggcgCAGCTTTATAGAGTCAACAGATAATGAAGCCAAAGAAAGTGAAGGGGTGTTATTTGTATCTTTTTATCTGACTTTAATAATAATGAGATAaatgaaagtggatgaaaaaacaacttTTCTGTGGGGAGTGAACCTGTAGTATTTCCACTATATGTGTGATGTTTTATTATtaacattacttttttttcaccGCAGTAGAAAGAAAAGTATGTTGTCATGTAACTATTCTAATGTTAAATCCTGTATGTGGATCTGGGGCTATGCATAAAAATACCTTATTCTGTGAACTTTACGAACTTATGAGAAATATGTTAAATAATCAGTAGATTCATATGCTGTGCATGATTCCATTACACAATTTATGGTGCACAGTAAGGAAATCAGAAATGCCAAGGTGGATTTTTATTTGCTGATTTGTGGACTGCTTAGGAACGATGAAGTAGTTTGTCGAAAGATAGCTTACGGTCGAAACTTTACATGTTTTGCCAGAACTAAATTTTTGATGCCTTTTTCTCGTCTGTATATtggctttttttctcttcaagaTTTCAGATGTAAAACCTTCCATGATACAACTGAAGTTTTCATGGCTCCTATGTCACAGGAAATTATCAAAGCATATGTACTTACGGGTGAGCCACTGTGAGTACTTTAGTtataattattcttgttttttaAGTTCTGGTTATTGAATTTACACTGAATTATACATCACATACTCTCCGGTAAAGAATTCCTTTTACAATCGTGTGACTATGTCAAGAAGTTGCACTTGATAGGCCACTTAGATTCATTAAGGGACAGATTGTGCACAACTAACCTATGCCTACGAAGGATATATCTAGCTTATAGCTTATTACAGCCGTCAGACACAGTGAGGTATGACAGACTTGCCAAACTCTGATCCCACTGAACTCACTCACAACTCAAGAACAGATTTAGTTTAGCTCACTTAAAATCTCACAGTCCTGAAGTCAGATGTGTTGGGACATGTCAAATCACCAGTCTACTATGCCTAGTTGAAACTACACCTCGTTGTGCCTTGTTAaaaatttaattgattgatttgtggggtttaacgtcccaaaaccaccatatgattatgagagacgccgtagtggagggctccggaaatttcgaccacctggggttctttaacgtgcgcccaaatctgagcacacgggcctacaacatttccgcctccatcggaaatgcagccgccgcagccgggattcgaacccgcgacctgcgggtcagcagccgagtaccttagccactagaccaccgcggcggggctgttaaAAATTTAACCCCCCCCCCATATTGTATTGTGTAACTCCCCAAATTGTGGGCTTGCTTTAAGGGCATTTGTTCAGTTAGGACTCTTATAAACACTTAATCCAAAGAAAGCAATACACATGTCACAATCTTGATAATaattgtgaaaatgaaaaaaacacaTCCACAAAAAGGGTATGCAGCAAATGCTTGTCCCCATACCTCTCCTTGTGAATGCGTCTTTCTTGGCATAACACGTTAGACCAACAATGAATTTTAGGTGTCACATTGCTCTGCAGCCTGTCAAGGGATGTGTTAAGTGCACATATTGGCACGCTATATGCTTGAGTAGATCAGTGCAGTACATTGCTGCATGTTGTCTACACCTAAGGAGTGTGCTTTACACCGTGATGGCCCCATGCGTTCATTTGGCCTTTTTACAGCGTTTCCAGATGATACGGAGCAATCAAGTAAACACTCACCGCTAAAAAAGCCAAAAAGAACCAAAAGAAGTGGAAACCGAATGAATTTTTCCATTATTGAAAATATTCCCAATTATGAGAACACATAGCACTCAAATATGAAATGGAGTTTAAACAATCATTTACTTGTTTTGTACAGCGAAAATATGAGCTATGAACAAACAGCGCATGGCTGATTTTCACCATTGTCTCCAGGGTAGTCCCAACATGGTTGAAGATTAGTTTGCCAGTGCGTGATTAATGCCACTTTTTGATTCCGCCAACGTATGTTAGACTTCAACAGTCAACCATAGGTGTGCACATTGGAAGGGAGGGCAGGGGGTGCGGCCGCCCTCTTCATTCTCGTCACTTAAAAGCGGGGTGATGATTCTGCCCCATACATTGGCTCAATGGGACGGCTCAAAGCGGGGTGATGATTCTGCCCCATACATTGGCTCAATACTACAGTGAACCTCCGCCCCCTTTGATAGGGGGCAAATGTTCACCTTGCACACGCCTATGCACTGAACTACTCGAAGTCATTGATGAACATGCTGTAAGTGAACAACAAACGTGCATtggtgaacatgataatcactaaATTAACTATATTTGCTTGAAAATCGCAAATAGGCCCCAAAAAACACAAGTGGCGGGAAAATTTTAGAAGCGACTTGATGAGAAAAGAAACTCAAATTCATTTATTATAAGTGGAACTGGTAACGCTGTCTTAGTATCAATGTTGTGTCTATATGAGGATACTAGTACACATTATTGTTTTTTGTTGTACTGAAATAACGAATGGAAAATAAGTGCCACATATGCTATCAGTACAGTAAGTTTGGCAATGTTTTTATAGCCTGAGTAACAGCAGTGTTTTAAAAATAGGTGCTGCATTTataatacaaaagaaacttgataTTTGACTTTACGCAGTGACAAAGCTGGAGCCTATGCTATTCAAGGGAAAGGAGGAAGTCTGATTGAGAAGATAGTTGGTGACTTCTACAATGTTATGGGCTTCCCTCTACACAGGTTCTGCAAGGAACTTGGTGATCTTTATGCAAGACTTGACaatgtaaaataaaacaaaaaattttgGCTACAGTGAAATGTGCAACATATGTCCTACGAACGAGGAATGATAGATAATTCAAACACTGGCAGTCTAAAGCCAGGAAAGTGCTGGCTTTGCAATTTAAATTGTGTTTATTGCAGCATTCTGCACACGAAGTAACATTCAGTAGTCTTTAAATCCACAGCCTTGCCTGTTAAGGTAGTCCATGATacataaaaaaagtgtaagaTATATTTCTAATTGAATTGATTTTAAACAAAGTTCAGGTACAAAAGAGCAAATTTGTGATTTTGACTGGACAACTTAAGAAAAGAATGTGTATGCTTCTTAGATTAATGTAAGCAATGTGCCATGTAGGTGTCTTCCTTGATTAGGAAGAAGTAGTATCTGCacaggcaaatatatatatatatataaataaataaataaataaataaataaatatatatatatatatatatatatatatatatatatatatatatatatatatatatatatatatatatatatatatatatatatacatacatatatttcAAGTGCGCATAGCTGAAACCTGCTCACAAATTTGGCGCTGTACTCGGCCTGACTGCTAGCCTAACATATTTGAGTCCTGGAACGCTCAACGCCATGTTGCACTATTTGTACAGTACAACCCACCTGCTTTGTGTAGAAGGTGTGTTTTGCAAAGAAAATGTATCGCAAGGAAACCGCATGTATAACCATTAGGAGGGAAAAAAAATCTCCTTGACACCCTTAAACGACTCGAAGGCAATGGGGAACCGAAGCTCGAGTTTGCGGAGCGATGACAACGCCGCGTCTGGCCCTGGCGGCGAGCTCCAGAAAACTGGAGGATAGACGCGGGAGAGGTCTGAGGCGAGTCACTGTGTTTAGAGGAGGCGATGCCTatagtaatcttttttttttctgagttggAGTCACGAGCAAGAGCCCAtataggaacaaaaaaaaaggcagcatatccacggagtgaatgatggagagtggggcgaagcattcgtccgtccatgcgtccgtctgtgtgaccgtccatgcgtctgttcgtgcgcccgtccctgcgttcgtgcatgcatccgcccctgcgtccgttcatgcgtccatccatgcatctgtctgtgtgtccgttcgtccatctattcaacactccaaatcccaccatctcgcatctttttatcatatattccccatatagaagcaccgccattcagtggatattccaaggactaaacgagaggtggcac
Above is a window of Rhipicephalus microplus isolate Deutch F79 chromosome 1, USDA_Rmic, whole genome shotgun sequence DNA encoding:
- the LOC119159505 gene encoding putative bifunctional dTTP/UTP pyrophosphatase/methyltransferase protein, giving the protein MLEPLLCALDKKRIVLASASPRRKEILNLLGFRYDVVASNFEENLDKNAFASPADYCVRTAEGKARDVVRMLQEKNEPVDLVIGADTVVVKGNMLYEKPKDSSDAERMLNELSGQGHIVQTGVALIYRCKDDFRCKTFHDTTEVFMAPMSQEIIKAYVLTGEPLDKAGAYAIQGKGGSLIEKIVGDFYNVMGFPLHRFCKELGDLYARLDNVK